One window of Sardina pilchardus chromosome 2, fSarPil1.1, whole genome shotgun sequence genomic DNA carries:
- the bmi1b gene encoding polycomb complex protein BMI-1-B, whose amino-acid sequence MMHRTTRIKITELNPHLMCVLCGGYFIDATTIVECLHSFCKMCIVRYLETSKYCPICDVQVHKTKPLLNIRSDKTLQDIVYKLVPGLFKNEMKRRRDFYAEHPSVDAANGSNEDRGEVADEDKRIITDDEIISLSIEFFDQNKQEKSGEAKSVTKESVKRYLQCPAAMTVLHLRKFLRSKMDIPCTFQIDVMYEDEPLKDYYTLMDIAYIYTWRRNGPLPLKYRVRPSCKKMKLCSPREELSSGSAGSAGSRPEGESDSGSDKPCSPAARDPSTSTSTPPLASPRTALQSAQSGLSHTSTINGLCSSSGSATATTTNNNNCSSGPANRQLPLNSKACKPSAVNGSPPLG is encoded by the exons ATGATGCACAGAACAACAAGAATTAAGATAACAGAGCTGAATCCccacttgatgtgtgtgttatgtggagGTTACTTCATAGATGCCACAACCATTGTTGAATGCCTACATTCCT TTTGCAAAATGTGCATTGTGCGGTATCTTGAGACCAGCAAGTACTGCCCTATCTGTGATGTTCAGGTCCACAAAACAAAGCCTTTGCTGAATataag GTCGGACAAGACTCTTCAAGACATTGTGTACAAGTTGGTTCCGGGTCTTTTCAAAA ATGAAATGAAACGGAGACGAGATTTCTATGCCGAACATCCTTCAGTTGATG CTGCAAATGGATCGAATGAAGACAGAGGAGAAGTGGCTGACGAGGACAAGAGAATAATTACGGATGATGAGATTATCAGCCTCTCCATAGAGTTCTTTGACCAAAACAA ACAAGAAAAATCTGGAGAGGCTAAAAGTGTCACTAAAGAG AGTGTGAAAAGGTACTTACAGTGTCCAGCTGCAATGACTGTCCTGCATCTAAGAAAATTTCTGAGGAGTAAGATGGACATACCTTGTACCTTTCAG ATTGATGTTATGTATGAAGATGAACCACTTAAAGATTATTACACATTAATGGACATTGCTTATATCTACACTTGGAGAAGG AATGGACCACTGCCCCTGAAGTACCGCGTGCGACCCAGCTGTAAGAAGATGAAGCTCTGCAGTCCCAGAGAGGAGCTGAGCAGTGGCAGCGCTGGCAGCGCTGGCAGCCGCCCCGAAGGGGAGAGTGATTCGGGCAGTGATAAACCCTGCAGCCCTGCTGCCAGagacccctccacctccacctccacccccccactaGCCAGCCCCAGAACTGCGTTGCAGTCGGCCCAGTCTGGACTCTCACACACCTCCACGATCAATGGCCTGTGCTCCTCCTCCGGCtctgccaccgccaccaccaccaacaacaacaactgcagctCTGGCCCAGCAAACAGACAGCTACCCCTGAACAGCAAAGCCTGCAAGCCCTCGGCTGTGAATGGCTCACCCCCTCTGGGGTGA